The window AGGATAATGCTCACAGTAAGGGTATGAAAATAACCAGATAGATGAGCTGAAATTAATCAAAGAAGGTGGGTAGTTTGCTCAGTACTTAATGAAAATCTTTATGTTGAAATTCATATGAGaaatagtgtattttatttatgaatgtgAAAGATAGTTAAGTTTCACTTTGTCTAAAACTCAGAAGAAAATCACTATTACAATTGTTAATATTATCAACGGTCTTAGTTTCTTATTCAAATAGGCTTTTGTCTAAAACATTGCAATCAAACTTTGGAAAGAATAGGTTTAGTTTAAAATTTgtgattatacatatataatacacacatgCATCTGTGATAAGTATGTCGGAATTCAAATTTCATCCTTTCAAAAGTAATGTACAAGATGTGCAACAATAATGATATATGAAGTTTTTTAAAGGATTATAGACTAAGTATTAAAGTGAGTGATCTGACAGTTATCTTAGAATTTCTTCTATACGTAACTTTAAATTTGCATGTTGTTACATTTCAGACTGTTAAACTGTGTGATATTTTTCTTCACAGTCACTCTTCAATGTTTGTTACTTCTGTACAAAACCTCCATTAACTCTTGATGTTATTAGAGATAGAGTGCTTGTAGTTCTGAAACTGTATGACAAAATAGATTCTGAAAAGGTAAGATTTCTTATGGAACCTTTGGTtggttttattaaacattttttatgcttATCTAATATTCATAATTCATAATCAGTATTTCAATTCCAATGAATTTTGTTCAAGGAATATAAATAATTCAGctattaaaatttttgttatgtatgtaatataaaaaaaaattaacttattgttttaattaggTACCTTAAAAATGAGACATTTTTGCTGTAAGTTTCATAGTAGTAGACTATTGCTTGAATGCGATGCAAAGACATACAATTTGTCTTATTTTCGAAGTTAAATGCTTCGGAAAGCTACAAGCAATTTTTTTTAAGTACCTAAAATGGTAACTAATGTTAAGAAGTGATGCAAGTTATGAACTGTTAATctctaaaagttaattttaataccCACGTATTAAGGAACACAAACACTTTTCTGACAATAGATAAGTCAAATTACTAGGAGTGAATTCTTATAACCCTTAAAAGTTACAAGTATATATGGAAGTATGTAACCAGTCTATAAGGTGGTACATGATTATTAATTtctgttcattttatttaataaatttatattgtgtacattataaatatgatgattttttctttctagttAAATCTACAGTCCCACTTCATGAATGACTTAGGTCTGGACAGTTTAGATCACGTGGAAGTTATCATGGCAATGGAGGATGAGTTTGGTAAGATTTGTCCTTTAACCCATTCAAGGGTGGGATATTAGGCCAGGTAAATTCTATGGAGTCTGTTCATATTTTCTGAAACAATCTAGGAACTTGGGTAGAATGTCCTACACtgagatttaatttttttgtgtactAGTTTGGCTGATAACtataaatttgattttacaaTGATATTTCCTTGCAAGTACGTACACTAACCAATTCTGTGACAAGTGAAAATTTCTTAGGTAATGCAGGACTTAGATTAATTAAATCCATGCATTACTAgaataaaaattagtattttttttttctgtgtggaAAGAAGGAAACACTTCCATTAAACTAAGTCTTCTTTTACTGGAAGCTGATAGATATTGGAGTATAATAAATCCAACCAGCAAGTTATATTAAGTTAACCCTAGAGGAGATTTATGCAATGTCAGACTGTGGAAGACATATTGGAAACCTCAGCAGTACTTAATAGTGTTTAATTTTTAGTATGTGACATGTATAAAGGAACCTGAAACAAAACTAATTAGAATCGATGTAGCAGCAACTATAGggttaattattttatctacatAGTTGAGAAGTGAACTTTAGGTATAGTATAGTTGAAAGTTGtaattattttggaatttcatGTTTATGCCAACTATAAAGAAAGGGTAAgacaatattttactgtaattagTCTCATGACCTGAGCAAAATGAAATGTTTCTAATTCTTCCAGGGTTCGAAATCTCAGATACTGATGCAGAACACCTTTTAACACCTGCTGATATTATTAAGTACATAGCAGATAAGGAAGATGTATATGAATAACAAGGTATGGCAGCTGCTTTATTTGACATTGTCCAATCAAGTATGTTTTtcctgtgaaaaaaaaatgtacacagGTTTTGTGGGGTGATGCAATTATCCCCTTTTCCTCACATTAAAATTTCTAGTCATAAAAGTAATTCCATTTTCTTGGTAAAGAAGCAAACAAACCCAGAACAACAAGCAGTAGGAGAGCATAGTTTTGAATAAACCCTGATGTACTACACTTTGTTTGAGAGTTAAGTACATAACATTCTTAAAACAGTTGTAAAGTTGCCAAATTGAAATGAAATGTCGGTACTTCTAATATCTTGCTgatgtttgtgcttgaaaatgttttttatgcaGGTTATCAAGGAGGTTTAAAAAATCAGCTAGTCTACAACTGTCAAGATATTTTAGAGCTTTGCCATCAGAGGAGCCTGAgaaatgttatgttattatgCTTAGTTTGATGTAGTTattattgaacaataaaatcTAGATCAGGACACTGTCTTTTTTAACAAGGACACAATGACACTAATACATGTATTACTGATTTTATTAACCtcatttaagaaatgtaacaaggCAACCAACCAATTTTCAAACCTCGACAGAGGTATTTATAGGTACTCCTCTCACATGCGTATGGTTTTGAAAACGTCAtccaaataaaacttttttcaataGTTTTAGGGTTCTCTGTTCTCCAAGATGTGTTGTTACTAAATGAATGTGTTTGGGGAATCTCCAGCAACCAGGATAGTTTATCACATAATACAAAAGAACACAGTGAAACTTTTCTGGAATACAAACAAGCCCAGTCTGTAGCCATCTAATATTTTCTTTGTGGAAAACAACTAACAAAAAAGCATACCAACAGGCAGTTGGTATAGATGTGTTCCTCTTCATTTGCttggaagataaaacaaaatatatatatttaaatatatatatgtgtgtgtgtgctgacACGTTATCAGTAGTTTATCCCATACTCAATGAGTTAGAGGATGAGTTTGTGGTTGAAAGAATCCTGATACATGAATGGCTAAGCAGTCAACAAACTCCAGATCTTAGATACTTTGGATGTGGCATACCTCCTTGGTATTCCATCCATGCTGGTTCAGATATTTGTAACACAGATTGTCTTTTAAATCTTTACTCTACAACTCTTAAAATTTTTCCTATGGCGATGGTACGgcctacaataaaaataaatcgtaatttcaataattttcacAACTAcctacagttattaataaatataaagaaactacattaaaaatattcaaccaCTTCCCTACCTTCGTCTCGTAGTGTAAACCGTCCCATTTGTGGGAATTTTTTAAAAGATTCCATACAAGTCAGAGCTAAACATTCAAATCTCATAATGGCCACTTGATCCTGCTTTACAAACCGTGGTCGTGTTTTGCTTCTTTCTCCCGATTTTTTATCAATTAGGCAGATTAAGGCCTGggttaaagaaatacaaaataactgtTCAGTAACCTTAGGCATTGtttcatgataaatatatattttaattacaagctTTATAAGCACCACTAATAACTCCTAAGTAATGCTATTTCACAGCATTAGTGAACAATTTTTCTGCTCTGTTATATGTAAAAAGGTCCCTCCTTCAATTAGAGGCACTTCAGTGGCAGGGATAAAATGTATGGAATTGTGCATATTCATATCCTCAATCGCAttcttaattataatactttttgttGTGTCACTGAGAGGgttgttaaataaacttttccctTCTTTGGCTGTCATTGCATCTGCTTTTCAGAAGACAGCTCTAAGCCACACACTATGACTAGAAGTTTGCTACTCTTCATTATGTTGTCATTAATTACCAATATCCCTTTAACTCTCTCAATATGG of the Tachypleus tridentatus isolate NWPU-2018 chromosome 13, ASM421037v1, whole genome shotgun sequence genome contains:
- the LOC143236900 gene encoding acyl carrier protein, mitochondrial-like → MALQGRLVCRGIMHNMKISRTFTHHPSTLAFLNTNDIHRNTWENKYLLKRSLLRETNQSLFNVCYFCTKPPLTLDVIRDRVLVVLKLYDKIDSEKLNLQSHFMNDLGLDSLDHVEVIMAMEDEFGFEISDTDAEHLLTPADIIKYIADKEDVYE